The genomic segment TGGGCGGCCACGAAGAGGAGCTCGTCGCCCGCCTCCAGGGAGTCGTCCGGGGTGGGGGTGAGGACCCGGGTGCCCCGGATGATGGTGACCAGGGAGGTGTCCTCCGGCCACTCGACCTCGCCGACCTGAGTGCCGGCCAGGGCCGACTCGGGCGGCAGGGTCAGCTCGACCAGGTTCGCGTCACCGTGGCTGAAGCGGAGCAGCCGGACCAGGTCGCCGACGCTGACGGCCTCCTCGACCAGGGCCGACATCAGACGAGGGGTCGACACGGCCACGTCCACGCCCCAGGACTCGTTGAAGAGCCACTCGTTCTTGGGGTTGTTGACGCGGGCGACGACGCGCGGGACGCCGTACTCCGTCTTCGCCAGCAGGGAGACGACCAGGTTGACCTTGTCGTCGCCGGTCGCGGCGATGACGACGTTGCAGCGCTGGAGCGCCGCCTCGTCCAGGGACGTGATCTCGCAGGCGTCGGCCAGCAGCCACTCCGCCTGCGGGACGCGCTCGACCGAGATGGCGGTCGGTGCCTTGTCGATGAGAAGGATCTCGTGGCCGTTCTCCAGCAGTTCGCCCGCGATCGAGCGGCCGACCGCTCCGGCTCCGGCAATGGCGACCCTCATCAGTGACCGCCCTCCTCGTCGGGGCCTTCGGCGAAGGACGCCTCGACCTTCTCCACGTCGTCCGTCCGCATCATCACGTGCACGAGGTCGCCCTCCTGCAGGACGGTCTGCGAGGTCGGCAGGATCGCCTCGCCCAGGCGGGTGAGGAAGGCGACGCGGACGCCGGTCTCCTCCTGCATCTTGCTGATCTTGTGGCCCACCCAGGCCGACGAGGCGTGCACCTCGGCGAGTTGGACGCCGCCGGTGGGGTCACGCCACAGCGGCTCGGCACCGGAGGGCAGCAGCCGGCGGAGCATCTGGTCGGCGGTCCAGCGGACCGTGGCGACCGTCGGGATGCCCAGCCGCTGGTAGACCTCGGCGCGGCGGGGGTCGTAGATCCGTGCCGCCACGTTCTCGATGCCGAACATCTCGCGGGCGACGCGGGCGGCGATGATGTTCGAGTTGTCGCCGCTGGAGACGGCGGCGAACGCGCCCGCCTCCTCGATCCCCGCCTCGCGCAGGGTGTCGCGGTCGAAGCCGATGCCGGTGACGCGACGGCCGCCGAATCCCGAGCCCAGACGACGGAAGGCCGTGGGGTCCCGGTCGATCACGGCGACCGTGTGCCCCTGTTGCTCCAGGGTCTGGGCGAGGGTGGAACCCACTCGCCCGCAGCCCATGATGACGATGTGCACGACCGTCCTTCCGGTGTCAATAGCTACTGTTCAGCCGAAACGTCGAAAACAGGGTCTCAGACCGTCGCCCAAGCTACACACGCACGGTCCACCGGGGGCACCCCCGTGCACCTTCCGGTCACATCGTGGGACCTCGTCGGCTGATCCGGCGGACACTGATCTTCGTCAGGACGCCGAGTCCGACGAGGGAGGCGAGAGCGCCGATCAGTTCCGCGGTCGCGGCCTGCATGGAGCCTCCAGAGAGTGAGGTGGACGGGATTCGTCATATAGACGTGAGGACGCCGCCCATCAGACCGGAGGATGCGTGACGTGACGCACTTCGCAGTCGCCGCGGGACTGATTTCACCCCGGGGCCCGCCGGGATTTCACCCGGATGTGCCCAGAACCAGTCGGGGCGCTTACGATCCTCTGCGTGTCCAAACTGACCGACGTGCCCAAACGGATCCTGATCGGGCGCGCCCTGCGCAGCGACCGGCTGGGCGAAACGCTCCTGCCGAAGCGCATCGCACTCCCCGTCTTCGCCTCCGACCCGCTCTCGTCCGTGGCGTACGCACCCGGAGAGGTGCTGCTGGTCCTCTCCATCACGGGCGTGTCGGCCTACCACTTCAGTCCCTGGATCGCCGTCGCGGTCGTCGTGCTGATGTTCACGGTGGTGGCCTCCTACCGCCAGAACGTGCACGCGTACCCGAGCGGCGGCGGCGACTACGAGGTGGCGAACACCAACCTCGGCCCCAGGGCCGGTCTCACCGTCGCCAGCGCGCTCCTCGTCGACTACGTCCTCACCGTCGCCGTGTCCATCTCCTCCGGTGTGGAGAACCTCGGCTCGGCCGTCCCCTTCTTCGTCGAGCACAAGGTGCTGTGCGCGATCGGCATCATCGTGCTGCTCACGCTGATGAACCTGCGCGGGGTGAAGGAGTCCGGGAAGCTCTTCGCGATCCCGACGTACGTCTTCGTCGTCGGCGTCTTCGTGATGATCGCCTGGGGCGCGTTCCGCGGGCTGGTCCTCGACGAGAGCATGAACGCACCCACCTCGGGCCTGGAGATCAAGGCCGAGCACGAGGGCCTCGCCGGCTTCGCGCTCGTCTTCCTGCTACTGCGGGCCTTCTCCTCCGGCTGCGCCGCCCTCACCGGCGTCGAGGCCATCTCCAACGGTGTCCCGGCCTTCCGCAAGCCCAAGTCGAAGAACGCGGCCACCACGCTCGCCGCGATGGGCCTGCTCGCCGTCACCATGTTCTGCGGCATCATCGGCCTGGCGATGGCCACCAACGTACGGATGGCCGAGAACCCGGCGGACGACCTGCTGCGCGACGGCACCCCGGTCGGCGACTCCTACGTCCAGAACCCGGTGATCTCCCAGGTCGCCGCTGCCGTCTTCGGTGACGGCACCTTCTTCTTCGTCGTGCTGGCCGCCGCCACCGCCCTCGTGCTGTTCCTGGCCGCCAACACCGCCTACAACGGCTTCCCGTTGCTCGGCTCGATCCTCGCCCAGGACCGCTACCTCCCGCGCCAGCTGCACACCCGGGGCGACCGCCTCGCCTTCTCCAACGGCATCGTGCTCCTCGCGGGCGCCGCCGTGCTCCTGGTGTGGATCTACGGCGCCGACTCCACGCGTCTGATCCAGCTGTACATCGTCGGGGTCTTCGTCTCCTTCACGCTCAGCCAGACGGGCATGGTCCGGCACTGGAACCGCCATCTGCGCACCGAGAAGGACCAGGCCAAGCGGCGCCACATGGTCCGCTCCCGTGCGATCAACACCTTCGGCGCCTTCTTCACCGGGCTCGTCCTGATCGTCGTCCTCGTCACCAAGTTCACGCACGGCGCCTGGGTCGCCCTGCTCGGCATGGTGATCTTCTACGCGACGATGACGGCCATCCGGAAGCACTACGACCGGGTCGCCGCGGAGATCGCCGCGCCGGACGGCCCGAGCGACGACGTCGTACGGCCGTCCAGGGTCCACTCGGTGGTGCTGATCTCCAGGATCCACCGCCCCACCCTGCGGGCCCTCGCCTACGCCAAGCTGATGCGTTCCCACACCCTGGAGGCGCTCAGCGTCAACGTCGACGCGGCCGAGACCAGGGCGCTCCAGGAGGAGTGGACCCGGCGCGGCATCGACGTACCGCTGAAGGTCCTCGACTCGCCGTACCGCGAGGTCACCCGGCCGGTCATCGAGTACGTCAAGGGGCTGCGCAAGGAGTCCCCGCGCGACGCGGTGTCGGTGATCATCCCCGAGTACGTGGTCGGCCACTGGTACGAGCACCTGCTGCACAACCAGAGCGCACTCCGGCTCAAGGGCCGACTGCTCTTCACGCCGGGCGTCATGGTGACCTCGGTGCCCTACCAGCTGGAATCCTCCGAGGTCGCGAAGCGACGGGCGCGCAAGCGGCAGGAGTGGAGCGCGCCGGGGTCGGTGCGGCGTGGTCCGGCGCACGAGCGACCGAAGGAGTCGTCGAAGACGTCGTCGAAGGAATCCTCGGACAGCAAGGGCTGACGCTCGTGGTCAATGGCCGGACGGCACCCACGTAGACTGGTGGGCTGTTGTCCGGCTGTTCCGCTTTCCTCTCTTCTGGAGTCACCCCACCATGCAGGCAGAACCGAAGAAATCGCTGGTGGGAGAGGAGTACGAGGTCGAGGTCGGCCCCGTCGCCCACGGCGGCCACTGCATCGCGCGCACGTCCGAGGGCCAGGTCCTCTTCGTACGGCACGCGCTGCCCGGCGAGCGGGTCGTGGCGCGGGTGACCGACGGTGAGGAGGGGGCGCGCTTCCTGCGGGCGGACGCGGTCTCGATCCTGTCGGCCTCCAAGGACCGCGTCGAGGCCCCCTGCCCCTACGCCGGTCCCGGCCGCTGCGGCGGCTGCGACTGGCAGCACGCCAAGCCGGGCGCCCAGCGACGTTTCAAGGGCGAGGTCATCGCCGAGCAGCTGGAGCGGCTCGCGGGCCTCACCCCCGAGGAGGCGGGCTGGGACGGCACGGTGATGCCGGCCGAGGGCGACAAGCTGCCGGCGGGCGAGGTCCCGGCGTGGCGTACGCGGGTGCAGTACGCGGTGGACGACTCCGGACGGGCCGGGCTGCGCAAGCACCGCTCGCACGAGGTCGAGCCGATCGACCACTGCATGATCGCGGCGCCCGGGGTGAGCGAACTGGGCATCGAGAAGCGCGACTGGACCGGGATGGCGTCGATCGACGCGATCGCGGCGACGGGTTCGCAGGACCGTCAGGTGATCCTGGAGCCCCGGCCGGGCGCGCGTCTGCCGATCGTGGAGCTGGACAAGCCGGTGTCGGTCATGCGCGTCGAGGAGAAGGACGGCGGCGTCCACCGCGTCCATGGCCGCCCCTTCGTGCGTGAGCGCGCGGACGACCGTACGTACCGTGTCGGCAGCGGCGGCTTCTGGCAGGTCCACCCCAAGGCCGCCGACACCCTCGTCAAGGCCGTCATGCAGGGCCTGCTGCCCCGCAAGGGCGACATGGCGCTCGACCTCTACTGCGGGGTGGGGCTGTTCGCGGGCGCCCTCGCCGACCGCGTCGGCGACAAGGGTGCCGTCCTCGGCATCGAGTCCGGCAAGCGCGCCGTCGAGGACGCCCGCCACAACCTCGCCGACTTCGACCGCGTCCGGATCGAACAGGGCAAGGTCGACGCGGTGCTTCCGCGTACGGGGATCACGGAGGTCGACCTGATCGTCCTGGACCCGCCCCGCGCCGGCGCCGGCCGCAAGACCGTCCAGCACATGTCGTCCCTGGGCGCCCGCCGCATCGCCTACGTGGCCTGCGACCCGGCCGCTCTGGCGCGCGATCTCGGGTACTTCAAGGACGGCGGGTACCGGGTGCGGATGCTGCGGGCGTTCGATCTGTTTCCGATGACGCATCATGTGGAGTGCGTGGCGATTCTCGAGCCCGCTGCAAAGGGGCTCTGACCTGCAGTTTTCTTGGGTTGCTCAGGCGCGTCCGGGTGCGCTCGACGTGTTTCCCGAAATATACGATGTGGAACGTGTCCTGGTGCCGGGGAGCGAGTTTGACCTGCGGCTTCGTGGGCGTCTCGCGAGGTGATGGACGCGTTCTCCTCGGTCCATGGGGGTGTCTGGGTAACCGTCCTGACGCTCATTTGACGCTGTTTCCGACGGAACGTCAGGTGGGTGAGGCTGCGCCAGCGGGTGCGTGGGAAGGGTCGTGCATCAGAGCGTCATCAACGGTACGAGGTGCCGAGTTCGCGTGAGCCCCCCGCCTACGTCTCCGAGGAGCATCCGCACTCTTTCCCGCGTCGGGGCAGCCGACCGTCTCCTCGCCGGGACGGCCCCCACCCGCTGTAGGCCATGGGCGCGATCCACCGGCCGCCTCCATGGCGGCGGCCCGTCGCCGTCAGCTGACGAGAAGGAGGCCGGCGGGTCCTGGTCGGCGGCCCAGGAGGACAGGGACTGTGTCGCCGTAGGCGCGGAGCCATCCACGCGCCCTGCGGGGGCACGCCGCTGAAGGACCGAGCTTCCGAGGCCCCGTCAGCTCGAAGCGTGCCCTCTGTGGAGTGTGTCGGTCGTGCGGTCGCCAACGCGGGGGGAGGGAAGGGGGACTCGCACCACCTCGCGCCGTAACGCGTGCGCGATGGCGCGCGCTTCGATGCCGGCTTGACGAAGGACTCCCGTGAGTGGATTGGTGTATCCGGTGAAGTACAGGCGCGCGGCTTCGGGATGGGTCTGTGCCCCTACGGCGAGGGGTTGCCCGTCCTCGTTGAGTACGCCCAGGGACCCGACCAGGTCGTGCAGGTTGGGCCGGTACCCGGTGGCGATGATGACCGTGTCGGGTCGCAGTCGGGTGCCGTCGGCCAGTAACACGTCGGGGCCGTCGAAACCCTGGACGGCCGCGACCGGCTCCACCCGACCGGACTGGACGGCGTCGACGAAGCCGTGGTCGAGTACCGGGTTGACCCCTTCGCGGGCATTGCGGGTGTAGAGGCCGGTACGGGGCTGGGGCAGGCCCCGTGAGGTCAGGTCGGGCACCGCGAGGCGTTGCGTGAGCAGGGAGGTGCGGTCGCGCCACGCGAGCGGGAGGACCTCCGTCAGCCGGCCGGCCGCATGCCATCGGGCGCTGGAGCGGGGCAGGATGTTGGGTGGGGTACGGACTGCGATCCGTACCCGTTCGGCTCCTGCCCCGGCCAGGACACTCGCGATTTCGGTACCGCTGTTGCCGGCGCCGACCACCAGGACGTCCCGCCCGCGGTAGGGAGCGGGAGAGCGGTAGCGGGCCGAGTGCAGCAGCGTGCCGGTGAAGGTTGAACGCCCGGGCCAGTGGGGGACCTTCGGGGTATGGCAGCGGCCGGTGGCCACCACGACCGCACCGGTGGGCACCGGGCCGTCGGGGGTGTGGACCAGCCACTGTGCTGCTGAACCGGGCTCGGCCCGTTCGATGCGCTCCACCGGGGTGGTCACCCGGACGTCGAGTCGGTGATGGGCGACGTAACGCTCCAGGTATCGCACGTAGTCGTCCCGGCTCACCCACGGGCCTGCTTGGCGCGGCACCGACAGGCCGGGGAGGCTCGAGGTGCCGGGAGTAGTGTGCAGGCGTAGATGGTCGTAGCGCTGCGCCCAGCTCGCTCCCACCCGGTCCGATCGTTCCAGGATCACGGTCGGCACCCCGGAGCGGCGCAGCAGCGCGGCGGCCGCCAGGCCGTGGGGGCCCGCTCCGATCACGATCGTGGGAGCGCTGAGGTCTCGTTGTGGTGTCGGGGGCATCGCCTCCTACAACGGCAGACCGCGGCTCGGGTCACGCTCGACGGGGAGGCGCAAAGCCTGTGGAGTGGTGATGTCGGCTGCACAACGGAACAGCGGGTGGCTGCCGTTACACCGGAGGTACGGACTCGTTGGACACCGGTCAGCAGCGCGCCCCCTCGCGCGGCGGATCGGTCCGCCGAGGGCCGGACCGTCCGGAACATGCGGGCCGGGCGCGGCTGAGGGGTCATGAGCCTGGCAGGCCAGGGGACATGGGCCTGCGCGGCCTTGGCCTCTGCGGCGGGCTCCGGGTCGGCTCGCTCCTCCTGTCCGATCTTTCGAGGGGTTCATGTGCAGGCAGTGACGACGCGCCACCGGTCACATCGGCCGCGGCTGCGGATCAGCGGAGTCTGCAAGGCGTACGGAGGCAGGCAGGTCCTGCGCGATGTGGATCTCGACGTGTCTGCCGGGATGCTGGTGGGGGTCGTCGGCGAGAACGGCACGGGCAAGAGCACTCTGCTGCAGATCGCCGTGGGACACCTTGCGCCCGACCGCGGAACGGTGACAAGGACCGGGGCGGTCGGGTACTGCCCACAACAGGCTGTACTGAACGATGCGTTCACCGTCGGACAGCATCTGCGGTTGTTCCAGATGGCCTACCGGCTGCCGACGCTGGCGCGCGCCGGCGAGCTGATGGAGCTGCTGGCGCTGACCGGTTGCCGGCGTCGGCAGGTCGGCGAACTCAGTGGCGGAACGCGGCAGAAGCTGAACCTCCTGATCGCTCTCATGCACGAACCGCAGTTGCTGGTCCTGGACGAGCCCTACCAGGGTTTCGACTGGGACACTCATCAGCGGTTCTGGGCCCTGGCCGCCGATCTGCGTGATCAGGGCCGGTCGATCATCGTGGTTTCGCACCTGCTGCACGACCTGCACCACTTCGACGCGATCGCTCATCTGCGCCAGGGGCGTCTGCACTACGAGGAGACCGACCGTTGAGGCTCTCCTGGACGGCATTTACCGAACTGCTGCGCTGCACTCTTCGGGGCCACCTGCGCAACCGGCTGGCCCTGGTTCTGGCGGTTGCGTTCATCCCCATCTGGATTTTCGTGGCGCGCTTGTGCACCTCCGACCAAGTGGTGCGTATCCGGCTGGACGCCATCAGCGGCCACGTCTCCGCTCCGGCCAGCCAGGTGGGCCAGGTGGCCAGCGCGCTGGGCGCCATCACCATGGTCGCCGGCTTCATCGCCTTCACCGAGACCTTCCAATCGCGGGAGGTGGACCGCCGTCTGCTGCTGGCCGGGTACCCCCGGCTGCCGATGCTGCTGGCCAAACTCGCTGCCGTCGCCCTCACCACCGCCCTGCTGGCCCTCTACACCACGATCCTGCTGTGGATCTCCCTGCCCGTACGCCACACAGCACCCCTGGCGCTGGCCCTTGTGGGTGCCGGCCTCGCCTACGGCGGCATCGGCCTTCTGCTCGGTTCTCTGGTCCGCGGCGAGCTGGAGGGCTTCTTCCTCATCATCATGCTCAGCCTGGTCGACACCGGACTGCAGAACCCCGTGTTCAACACACTCATGGATGTGGCAGGCGTGGCCGCGCTTCCTCTGTACGGCGTGAACCAGCTGGCGCTGAGCTCAGCCCTCACCCCGCACATCCCCTGGTCCCACGGCCTGCTCTCCCTCACCTGGTCCGCAGCGACCGGCGCCCTTGCGCTGCTCGTCCTCCACACGCACCGCCCTTCCCGCTCCCCGTGGTTCCGCAGGACGAGAGCCCATGCAGGGTGATCACGGTGCGGATGGTCCTGCGGGACTCTGCTTGGCCCGAGGACTGTCCAATCAGCGGTGTGAGCAGGGTTGCCGGTGGCGGCGTCGGTGTCGCTTGGGCGGACTTGGGCCAGCAGGGAGTCGCAGAAGGAGCCCAGGGAGCGGTGCCTCGACGTCGACCAGCACGGTGCCGTAGGTGCAGTCCTTGCGGATCCCTCTGCCCCCGCAGCTCGGCGCCGAGGGGCACCAGGTGCAGGGGCACTCCCTCCCCGCGGCATTGACGCCCCGCCCCGGGCGGTGTGAGCCCGGGGCGGGGCGTCGGGCTGGTCAGCCAGGAGCCTTGTGGATCTTCCAGTCGGCGACGGTGGAGTTGCTGCGGTTGTAGTAGCCGTTGGTGCACACGTCGTACTTGCCGCCCGAGGCGGTGCTGTTGTGGTTGGTCTCCAGGAAGCCTCCGTTGTCGTCGTAGGTGTTGAACAGGTGGACGGTGTCGCCGACGCGGACGCTCTGGTCGAGAGGGCTGGAGGTCTGGGCGAAGATCCGCCAGCGGCCGGTGCCTTCCGCCCGGTCCCTGTCCTGGGAGGTGGAGACGTCGTACTTGCCGCCGGCGTTCTTCTGGTCGGTGGTGGCGTGGTTGTTGGTGTCGAGGAAGCCGCCGTCGCCGCCGTAGAGGTTGCGCAGGTAGATCAGGTCACCGGTGACGACCGCGGCGCCGGCGGCCTTCCCGGCGGCGGAGAGCACCTCCCAGGTGCCCGTGCCCGTGCCACGGTTGGGGGTGTCCGTGGTGGACACCTCGTACTTGGCCCCGCTGTTGCTGGCGTGGCCGTTGGTGTCGAGGTAGCCGCCCTGCCAGTTGTTGTAGCCGTTCTGCAGATGGATCCGGTCGCCGTACTTGAGCTCGTTCGACACGCGTGTCCCTTCACCTGCTGGAGATCCTGTCCCGCCTGGGCCACCGGGGCACCCATCCCCGCTGACCGTGCCGGGCGTTCAAGCCCTCGGCACCGCCCCAGGACAGCGCGGGCCGCCGCGCGGCGGTAGGCGACGGGGAGGCAGACCCGTCATTCCACGTTGACGCGTTTATCCAGCGGGCCAGTGTCACCGCACGGGACTGCCACGCGGGGCAAAAGCGGCGGAAACGGTTCCTCTGTAACCTGGAGGCCAGGCAGAACGGCGGAAAAGGGGTACCTGTCCCTCCCTGATGGCCACCCTCAGGAGTGGACTGTCGGAGAGCCGTGTTGACGCTCTCCCTGGTGTCGGTCCAGGCCCCGTTTGCCGACTCAGGCGTAGTGGGTGAGGGCGAGGAGGACGAAGATGTCGGTGAGGACGGGGATGGTGTAGCGCAGGGGGCGGGGGGCTGCCTGGTCGGAGACGGAGGTGTAGCCGCCGTCAGGGTTTTGCCGGCTGAGCAGGTGGTGCAGGCCCGCCTGAACGGTGGGGTGGGTGCGGTGGGTGGGGGCAAGCGCGGTGAGGGTGTAGGCGGTGCTCATCGGGTCGCTGGCCTCGCCGGGGGTCCGGCCCCAGCCGCCGTCCGGGTTGGGGGTGACGAGCAGGCGCTGGTGGATGGAGTCGATGGCCGGCGCAAGGCGCCCACGATGGCCTGCGGGATTGTGCTGGTGGGCGAGGGTGAGGGCGTTCAGGGCGCGGAGCATGGCGTTGGCTTCGCTCAGGCTCCAGCTGCGTTCGAACGTGCCGTCGGGTTTCTGCGTGTCGAGGAGGTAGCGGGTTGCGCGTTCCAGCAGGTGGGCGTGGGCGAAGTGGTAGGGCTGCAGGGCGGTGATGGTGTTGGCGGTCATGGTCGGCTCGGAGGGCTGGCCAGGCCGGTAGGTGGGTACCCCGCCGTCCTCACCCAGGTGCCTGGTCAGGTTCTGCCGGGCGGCGTGAAGAGGGGCCCGGTATCGCTCGGGATCGAGGGTGTGCAGGAAGGCCAGGACGTGGGCGGTGCTGTCGGTGTCGGTCTGGACGACGTCCTGGGCGTAGGCGAAGCCGCCATTGCCGGCCTGCTGGGCTGTCAGGTAGTCGCCCATCGCGTACAGCACGTGCCGGTCGGCGCCGGCGCGGACCAGGGCGAGGCCGGCGGTGGCGGTGGAGAAGGTCTCCTCGCTGGTGATGAAGGGCATGCCGCCGTCGTCGCGGACGGCTCTGGCCAGCGCGGTGATGCCGTCGTCGATGACCCGGTGGCCGGGCGCCATCCGCTGCAGCGACAGCAGCGCGAACAGGTGCGCGAACACGTTTCCTTCGATGATCCCGCGGGCCTGGCCGCGTTCGGTCATCTTCAGCAGACGGGTGGTGAGTTCCGGGGCGACGGGGTCGGGTACGTGCAGGTGGTGGAGGGCGATCTGCCGCAGGCGGGTCCAGGTGGCCTCGTTGTGGTGCTCGAACGCGTGGGAGGGGGCGTCGACGTGGAAGGGTTCGGGTCCCACGACGGCGAGGATCGCCTCCAGGGCGAGCTTCTTTCGGTCGGAGGAGTGCTGGGCGGCGCCGGCAAAGGTCTCCTCGATCAGCCGATGCCGGTCCGCCGGCGCGATGCCGTGCAGGGTGGCGTCGATGACCGACGTGTCGAAGGCGTCGGCGGCCGTGCGGCTGCGCGACAGGTAGGTGTGCAGCCGGCTCTGCACCCCGGGCAGGGTCTTCGCCCGACGCAGCAGGGTCAGCATCAGGGCCGACTCGGTGACCCGGCTGCGGCATTCGCCCGTGACGGCTCCCTGTCCGCCCACCTGGTCCAGCAGCCGCTCGGTCAGCCGCCGGACCACACTGGCCACCGACGTCGCCGGCACTGTGGGGCGAGTCGACGGCAGATCGCGGGCCGGGCGCGGCGGGGGCACGGGCAGGGCGGCTTGGTCGCGCAGGTGAGTGAGCAGGCTGGTGCGGTCACACACGGGCCAGGAGCGGTGGCGGGCCAGCAGCCTGAGCGCGGGCGTCGGCTCGAAGACCACTGGTCGGCCGACCTGGCTCAGCGACGATACGTCCCCCAGCGAGTTGCCCACCGCCAGTGAAGCCGGCCAGTCGATGCGCTCCTCGCCCACCAGATCCTGAGCGGCCGCGTCCTTCCCGCCGCAGACCGTGGCGGCCACGCGTCCGGTGTACAGCCCGTCAGCCGTCTCGAACCGGGTGCCGCGGAAGAGGGGCACGCCCAGCTCACCGGCAAGATGGGCCACCATCTCCTGCGGGCCGCCCGAGATCAGCACCGGCACACAGCCGGTCTCCTTCAACGCCGTGATCAGCGGCCTGGTGAA from the Streptomyces sp. NBC_00310 genome contains:
- a CDS encoding potassium channel family protein, which codes for MRVAIAGAGAVGRSIAGELLENGHEILLIDKAPTAISVERVPQAEWLLADACEITSLDEAALQRCNVVIAATGDDKVNLVVSLLAKTEYGVPRVVARVNNPKNEWLFNESWGVDVAVSTPRLMSALVEEAVSVGDLVRLLRFSHGDANLVELTLPPESALAGTQVGEVEWPEDTSLVTIIRGTRVLTPTPDDSLEAGDELLFVAAQAREEQLEDLLSVRREEATS
- a CDS encoding flavin-containing monooxygenase; this encodes MPPTPQRDLSAPTIVIGAGPHGLAAAALLRRSGVPTVILERSDRVGASWAQRYDHLRLHTTPGTSSLPGLSVPRQAGPWVSRDDYVRYLERYVAHHRLDVRVTTPVERIERAEPGSAAQWLVHTPDGPVPTGAVVVATGRCHTPKVPHWPGRSTFTGTLLHSARYRSPAPYRGRDVLVVGAGNSGTEIASVLAGAGAERVRIAVRTPPNILPRSSARWHAAGRLTEVLPLAWRDRTSLLTQRLAVPDLTSRGLPQPRTGLYTRNAREGVNPVLDHGFVDAVQSGRVEPVAAVQGFDGPDVLLADGTRLRPDTVIIATGYRPNLHDLVGSLGVLNEDGQPLAVGAQTHPEAARLYFTGYTNPLTGVLRQAGIEARAIAHALRREVVRVPLPSPRVGDRTTDTLHRGHASS
- a CDS encoding potassium channel family protein, whose protein sequence is MHIVIMGCGRVGSTLAQTLEQQGHTVAVIDRDPTAFRRLGSGFGGRRVTGIGFDRDTLREAGIEEAGAFAAVSSGDNSNIIAARVAREMFGIENVAARIYDPRRAEVYQRLGIPTVATVRWTADQMLRRLLPSGAEPLWRDPTGGVQLAEVHASSAWVGHKISKMQEETGVRVAFLTRLGEAILPTSQTVLQEGDLVHVMMRTDDVEKVEASFAEGPDEEGGH
- a CDS encoding APC family permease is translated as MSKLTDVPKRILIGRALRSDRLGETLLPKRIALPVFASDPLSSVAYAPGEVLLVLSITGVSAYHFSPWIAVAVVVLMFTVVASYRQNVHAYPSGGGDYEVANTNLGPRAGLTVASALLVDYVLTVAVSISSGVENLGSAVPFFVEHKVLCAIGIIVLLTLMNLRGVKESGKLFAIPTYVFVVGVFVMIAWGAFRGLVLDESMNAPTSGLEIKAEHEGLAGFALVFLLLRAFSSGCAALTGVEAISNGVPAFRKPKSKNAATTLAAMGLLAVTMFCGIIGLAMATNVRMAENPADDLLRDGTPVGDSYVQNPVISQVAAAVFGDGTFFFVVLAAATALVLFLAANTAYNGFPLLGSILAQDRYLPRQLHTRGDRLAFSNGIVLLAGAAVLLVWIYGADSTRLIQLYIVGVFVSFTLSQTGMVRHWNRHLRTEKDQAKRRHMVRSRAINTFGAFFTGLVLIVVLVTKFTHGAWVALLGMVIFYATMTAIRKHYDRVAAEIAAPDGPSDDVVRPSRVHSVVLISRIHRPTLRALAYAKLMRSHTLEALSVNVDAAETRALQEEWTRRGIDVPLKVLDSPYREVTRPVIEYVKGLRKESPRDAVSVIIPEYVVGHWYEHLLHNQSALRLKGRLLFTPGVMVTSVPYQLESSEVAKRRARKRQEWSAPGSVRRGPAHERPKESSKTSSKESSDSKG
- a CDS encoding class I SAM-dependent RNA methyltransferase, giving the protein MQAEPKKSLVGEEYEVEVGPVAHGGHCIARTSEGQVLFVRHALPGERVVARVTDGEEGARFLRADAVSILSASKDRVEAPCPYAGPGRCGGCDWQHAKPGAQRRFKGEVIAEQLERLAGLTPEEAGWDGTVMPAEGDKLPAGEVPAWRTRVQYAVDDSGRAGLRKHRSHEVEPIDHCMIAAPGVSELGIEKRDWTGMASIDAIAATGSQDRQVILEPRPGARLPIVELDKPVSVMRVEEKDGGVHRVHGRPFVRERADDRTYRVGSGGFWQVHPKAADTLVKAVMQGLLPRKGDMALDLYCGVGLFAGALADRVGDKGAVLGIESGKRAVEDARHNLADFDRVRIEQGKVDAVLPRTGITEVDLIVLDPPRAGAGRKTVQHMSSLGARRIAYVACDPAALARDLGYFKDGGYRVRMLRAFDLFPMTHHVECVAILEPAAKGL
- a CDS encoding ABC transporter ATP-binding protein codes for the protein MRDVDLDVSAGMLVGVVGENGTGKSTLLQIAVGHLAPDRGTVTRTGAVGYCPQQAVLNDAFTVGQHLRLFQMAYRLPTLARAGELMELLALTGCRRRQVGELSGGTRQKLNLLIALMHEPQLLVLDEPYQGFDWDTHQRFWALAADLRDQGRSIIVVSHLLHDLHHFDAIAHLRQGRLHYEETDR
- a CDS encoding haloacid dehalogenase-like hydrolase is translated as MRIAVLDVDGTLIAGTLAGPLPGMLAEAGLVPRDRLARLRRAQTDSDAEDVQAAARLHELFAAMLTDVPCGAVSTAMADLWQRQRERLFDFTRPLITALKETGCVPVLISGGPQEMVAHLAGELGVPLFRGTRFETADGLYTGRVAATVCGGKDAAAQDLVGEERIDWPASLAVGNSLGDVSSLSQVGRPVVFEPTPALRLLARHRSWPVCDRTSLLTHLRDQAALPVPPPRPARDLPSTRPTVPATSVASVVRRLTERLLDQVGGQGAVTGECRSRVTESALMLTLLRRAKTLPGVQSRLHTYLSRSRTAADAFDTSVIDATLHGIAPADRHRLIEETFAGAAQHSSDRKKLALEAILAVVGPEPFHVDAPSHAFEHHNEATWTRLRQIALHHLHVPDPVAPELTTRLLKMTERGQARGIIEGNVFAHLFALLSLQRMAPGHRVIDDGITALARAVRDDGGMPFITSEETFSTATAGLALVRAGADRHVLYAMGDYLTAQQAGNGGFAYAQDVVQTDTDSTAHVLAFLHTLDPERYRAPLHAARQNLTRHLGEDGGVPTYRPGQPSEPTMTANTITALQPYHFAHAHLLERATRYLLDTQKPDGTFERSWSLSEANAMLRALNALTLAHQHNPAGHRGRLAPAIDSIHQRLLVTPNPDGGWGRTPGEASDPMSTAYTLTALAPTHRTHPTVQAGLHHLLSRQNPDGGYTSVSDQAAPRPLRYTIPVLTDIFVLLALTHYA